In Polyangium spumosum, the DNA window GCTGCAGATCCCTGGGATCAACGACCACGTGGATCTGCCGCTCGTCGCCGCCCCAGGCGTTCACCTCGGCGACGCCGCGGACCGAGCGGAGCTGCGGCTTGACGATCCAGTCGTGCGTGGTGCGCAGCTCGCTCAGGCTCTTGCCCTCGCCGGACACGATGTAATGGAAGACCTCGCCGAGCCCCGTCGCGACCGGCCCGAGGGTCGGCCGCTCGATCTGCGGCGGGAGCGAGACGCTCTGCAGGCGCTCCATCACGACCTGCCGCGCGAGATAGATGTCGGTCCCGTCCTCGAAGACGACCGTCACCTGCGACAGACCAAACCGCGAGATCGAGCGCACCTCGTCGAGGCCCGGCAGGCCCGCGATGGATTGCTCGATCGGCGCCGTGATCTGCCGCTCGATCTCGAGCGGCGAGAGCGCGGGCGCCACGGTGTTGATCTGCACCTGCACCGGCGTCGTGTCGGGGAAGGCGTCGATCGGCAGGCGATGGAAGGAGATCGCCCCGAGGATCACGACGGCGAGCGTGGCGAGGAGGACGATGAGGCGGTGGCCGAGCGACCACGTGATGATGCGGCTCAGCATCGATCTCAGTCGGCGTCGCAGCAGCCGGCGCCGATGCTCTCCTTCAACGTCTCGGTCTTGAGCAGGAAGCTGCCCGTGGTGACGACGTCCTCGCCGGGACGAACGCCCTTGCGGATCTCGACGAGGTTGCCCACGCGTATGCCGAGCTCGACGCGCCGGGCTTCGTATTCGTCCTCCGCGAGCTTCACGAAGACGAGGTGCACGTCCTTCGCGCGCTGCACGGCCGCGTCGGGCAGGGTGACGCTCGCGCGCTCGGCGCCGACGTCCACACGCGCGCGGCCGAACATGTTGCCCCGCAAGGCCCCGTCCGCGTTCTCCAGCGGGACACGGGCACGCACGGTGCGCGTCGCGAGATCGATCTGCGGGCTCAGGTACGTGATCTTCCCGCGGAACGTGCGCCCCGCGAGCCCGTCGACGTCGAGCGTCACGGATTGCCCCGCCGCGACGGCCGCGAGCTCGGCCTCGGGGACGTCGAGCTCCGCCCACATCGCGGACGTGTCGACGACCTCGAAGAGCATCTCTTCGAGCCCGACGAGCTTGCCCACGGTGGCGCTGCGCTGGGTCACGACGCCGTCGATCGGCGAGGTGAGCGTGTACGAGCCGCCCGCCCCGCCGCCCGCGCCGATGATGGAGAGCGCCGTGGCGAGCCCCGCTCGCTCGGCCCTGGCGGCTGCGAGCTCCTGCTCCGCCGCGAGCACGTCCTTCTCGGAGCTGAAGCCCGATTTCTGGAGCATGGTGAGGCGATCCAGGTTCTTCTGCGCGATGCCCACGCGCACCCGCGCGGCCTCGAGCTTGGAGCGATCCGCCCCGACCTCCGCGCTCTCGATGACGGCGAGCGGGTCCTTCTTTTTGACCTGCGAGCCGATGTCGACCTTCATCGCCCGCACGACGCCCGCCGCCCGCGCATTGAGGTGCGCGAGCCGCGTGGCGTCGTACGCGATCCGGGCCATGACGACGACGCCGCCCGCGTTGTTTCGCTCTTCGGCCTTCACCGTCCGGATGCCCGCGAGCCGCGTGGTCTCCTTCGTCTTGAAGCGGACCTTGGTCCCGTCGGCAGGCGCGTCCGCCTCGGGGGCGCTCTTGCCGCTCACGTCGGCGGCGGGGCGTCCGCCACGTGTCGGGTGGCAGATGGGGCAAAACGACTCCGGAAAGCCGTGCTCGGCGCACCAGTCGCCCTTCGCCTGGAACACGGCCGCGAGCTTCGGGTGGCATTTGGGACAAACCACCTCGAGCACGCCGTGCGCGCAGAGCTTCCCTTCGCCGTCCGCCTTCGCCGACGTGGGCTGCGCGGAGCTCGCCGGAGGCGCGGAGGACGCGCTCGGATCTCGACCACACCCGGCGATCCCCAGGAGGAGCGCCAGGACGGTCACGAGGAGGGGACGCACCTCAGCTCCCCTTGGGAGGTCGAACGATCTTCAGGTCCGGGTTGCACTTCAAGCACTGCGACTCGGGCAGGCCGTGCTCGGCGCACCAGTCGCCCGTGGCCTTGAAGGCGGGGACGAGCTCGGGGTTGCACCGGGTGCATTGGGATTCGGGGACCGCATGCTCGCCGCACCAGTCCTCGTGCGAGCCGGGTTTGACGTTGCTCGGCGCGTGGGCGCCGTCCTGCTTCGCCGCGGTCGGCTCGGGCTTGGCCGTGGAGCCGGCGTCCTTGGAGCACGCGGCGAGGGAGAGGGCGGCGAGGAGCAACACGCACACACGACGAGGTCCAGGGGTCTGCGTGGAGATCGCGGGAGCTCGGCGGGTCGTCACGGAGCGCGAGCCTAGCCGCAGGGGCGGAGCGCGTCCAGCGGGCCGCCGGGGGGGGCCGGAGCATCGACCGGATCCTCCCGGCCCCACGTCGTGATACCTTCGCCGGCGCCGTGCGTCGTATCTTGCTCTCGACCCAGGGGCGCGCCTTCTCGATTGCGTTTTCTTCGTTCGGGCTCGCGATGCTCGCGCCGCCGGCATTCCGCGGCGGGTTCGTCCCATTTCTGCTCTCGCCGCCCGGCCTCGTCGTCGTGGCCATCGGGCTCGTCATGCTGGGGCTCTCCGTCGAGGAGAGCGGCACCGTGCGGCGGATCCGGATCGGCGTGGCGCTCCGGCTCTTCGCGTTCGTGCTCGTCGCCGCGGCCGGGGCGTGGGCGTTCGCCTCGGGCGCGCTCGAATCGCCGCTCGCCATTTCAGGTTTTTTGCTTCACGGCGTCGGCCTGGCCGGCGCGGCGGTGGCTTTCGTGTTCGACAGGCGCGTGTTCGCCGATGTGCGCCACGGGCAAGCCGTCCGGCTGGAGAACATCTCCGTCGATTTCCTCTCGCTCCGCGCGCGCGGCCGTGACGTCACCATTCCCACGTCGTCGTTGCGGGGCGTCGCCCTCGCGCGGGACCTCGACGGGCGCGGCGTGCTCGTGCTCGTGCGGAGCCGCGACGACGTCGTGGGCGGCGGGGAGCTCTTGCCCTGGATCGCGACGACGCGTGAAGGCGAGACGTTCCTCCTCACCGAACACGAGGCCGGCCTCGACGCCGAGGTGCTCGCGACGCGCCTCTCCGAGGCCGCCGCGGCCGCGCAGGAGCGTGGTTATCGCTAGCGGCGGAGGCGACGACCCCGGAGCACGCGCGTCAGATCCACCTGGCTGCCGTTCAAGCCGGCCATCGGATCGTTGTCGTCGCGGCCCGCGCGGCCGAGGTACCAGGACTTGTTTTCGCCACGCAGCCGCGCTTTTTGCTCCTCCACGGAGGCCTCCGAGCCCCCCTCGGGAGGTTCGTTGCGAACGGGGCGAATATGGGTGCTCATCGGGGCCTCGGGCTCGTAGGGCGCGGCGAGGACAGCATCGGCTGGTTTCCGAGCGGCGTCAAGAAAAGCCCGCGCTTGACAGCGCGGACGTCCTCGGCTCCCCTTCGCCGGGGAGGGCTCCCGCATGGCCGTACAGTTGACCGGTTCGGAGGAATTCGCTTTCGCGCGTCGCTCCGTGGGGCCTTCGCGGCCTCCCGAGCGGCTCGCCAAGGTCTCGCGGGCGGGCACGCTCCGTTTCCGGGTCGACCGGTACGAGATCACGTTCGCCGACGGCTCCGAGCTCTCGGTGTACAACGAGAGCCTCGAATCCATGCTCGGGCTCGATGAGGACGAGGATCGCGGGATTTACGAGGCCGACAGCGTGGACACGGAGCCCGATGCGCTGCTCGAGCGGCTCTACGGGAGCGAGCAGAAGCTCCACGTGGGCCTCTTGTGTTCCCATTTCGAGTCGCGCTCGCCCGTGTCGATCGAGGTCCACGTGTACGTCGAATATCGGCTCACGCAGGACGACTGGGACGACATGCTCTCGTTCCTGAACGAGCGCCTGCCCGAGGAGGCTCCGCTCACCGTGGAGGAGATCGAGGGCTTCGACGTCGAGGCGATGATCTCCTTCGATCCCGAGGAGGACGAGCCCTCGCGCGAGGACGGGACGGGGTTCGTCATGTATTTCAAGGAGCAGGACGAAGAGGACGACGGATTGCCGCTGCTCGGGCTCTGCATCCTCGCGCACGCCGTCGTGCACGACATCGAATGCATGGACGTCGAGGAGGAGCCCCTCTACAGCCGCGTCCTCTGGCGCGCCGACTGATCCAGGGCGTGGCCGCGGTTTGGCCCTGCCAAGCCGTGGGTATTTTGAACGGGACGGCGCAAACGCAGTATTCTCCCCGGCGCCGATGTTGTCCGAAGACATCCAGATCGCGCTGTCGACCCTGTCGCGGCTCCACGCAGCAGAACCCGAGCTCGAACAGGCCGTGCGCGCGCACTTCCGGGCAGGCGGCGAGAGCGAAGCCGACAGGCGCGTGCTCCCCCAGGACGCGCGCGCCGCCGCAGAGCTCCTGCGCCGCGCGCTTCCGGAGCTGTCGCGCTCGGCCGAGGAGCTCGCCGCGCTCGCCGCGCTCTACGGCGAGCCGGCGGGCGAGGTGCTGCTCTCGTTCTGCGCGGCGAGCGCGTTCCGGCGCGACGTGCGGATGGCGCCGATCCTCGTGGCGCTCGCCGAGTCGCTGGGCGTCGATCGGATCGTCGAGGCGGCGCGCGCGCGTGTCGTCGAGGGGCCGCTCGTCGACGCGCTCTCGTGCGTGCCGCTGCTCGGCGACGGGGCGGCGCTCGCGACGCCGGCGAACGCCGAGGCGCGCGCGCGGCTCGAGATCCTCGTCTGGGAGGCCGGGGCGAGCGCGCTCGAGGTCCCCGAGCTCGGACCATGGCTCTGGGGATCGGCCGAGACGTTCGAGCTGATGGTGCGTGGACCTGCGCACGGCGCGCTGCGCGGGCGTGTGCTCGCCGCGCGGTGCCTGGAGGTGAGCGTGCGCGGGATGCCGCGGACGACCGAGCCGGAGCTCGTCGGGCGCACGCTGCAGGTGCTCCAGCCGCTGCTCCTGCACCCCGAGCCGCTCGTCTGGGTGCACGCGGCGCGCGCGCTCGGCCGCCTCACGGGCGTGCTCGAGGAGCTGCAGGGCACGCTGCTCGACTGGGTGTTCGGCGCGTCGGTGGTCCTCAGGCAACGCGCGACGACGGCGTTCGCCTCGCTGCCGGCCGAGCGGCTCGCGTTCCTCGCCAGCCAGCTCGTGGCCATCCTCGACTCGCGCGAGGAGGAGGCCTGGGTGCTGGCGGCGGTCGCCGCGGCGACGCCGTACCTCTTCTTCGAGCGCAAGACGCTCTGGGATCGCCTCGCGCGGCGGGTGCTCGAGGGCGACGGCGGCGCGATCGCGGCGCGCGCGCTCGCGCGAGGGCTCGCGACGCTCTTCCGCCGCGGCGTGGAGGATCCCGAGATCGAGGCCACGCTGCGGGCGCTGCGCGAGAAGGCGCGGTACGTGCGCGCCGCGTCGATCGACGAGACGCGCCGGTGGATCGAGGTCATCGCGGTGACGGACGTGATCGACCGGGCGGAGCGGGATCCGCTCGATCTCGAGCTCGGCCTGGAGAACCTGGTGCGCCTCGCCGCGCAGTACGACGACGAGGAGGCGGACGCTCGCGCCGCGCGTTTCGCCTCCTCGATCGCGTCATCGTTTCACGAGGCGCGCCGCATCGCGCTCGGATGGGGCAGGCTCCGGCAGCGGGCGGCCGCGCTGAACGCGCTCGAGTCGACGGCGCGCGCGTTCGCGGTTCGCCTCTGGCGCCCGCTGCTCGCGACGCGGCCCACGGGCGTGCCCGTGGACGAGCCGGAGCTCGAGGAGACGTGGAAGACCCTCGCGCGCACGCCCGCGGAGATCATCGACCTCGTCGCGGAGCGGCGGCGCGGCGAGAAGACGGACGCGCAAGCGGATCTCGCGCTGGAGGTCGTGGCCGTGAGGCTCGGCGGGTATGCGCTCGACGCTTGCGGCGAGGACGACGAGCTCGGGCCGAAGCTCGGGGCGGCGGGCGTCGTCCGGCGACACGGAGGGCCGCACCACGGCCAGCGCGGGCCCACGGCGCACGACACCTGCCTCTGGCTGCGCAAGCTCGAGGGGCTCGGCACGGGCTCGCGGGAGCTGCCTCCGGCGCTGAAGAACGCGCTCTCCGCGCTGCTCTGGCGGCTCGTGGACACGACACGTGGCACGGCGCTCGGCGAGGTCGACGACGTGCGCTGGCTCGGCCCGTTCGCGGCGTGGTGGGCGCTCGTCATCGATCGGCCGGCGATGTTGCGGCAGCTCGCGACCGCGCTGCCGATGATGTCCGCGAGCGCGCTCGCGCTCTGCTGCGAGCAAGCCGAGGCGCTACGCACGGCCGTCTCGTCGGCCCAGAGCGACGCGGGCTGGGCGTACCAGACCGAGGAGGCGCTCGTCGCGCTGCACGCGACGGACACCGAGCTCTCGCGGGCGCTCATGAAGCTCGCGATGGCGCTCGAGGACTTCGAGGAGGCGGCGGGGCCGAAGCCCGACCTCGAGCTCCGATGCATCCGGCTCGTCCTCGCCGGTGATCGATTGCAGGCCTCCCTCGCCGATCCCGTGAAGGCGCTGCACCCGGCGAGCGAGGACGACGACGACTCGCTCCCGCCGCGCACGACGCAGAACGCGCCCCGCGTGGCGGCGCTCGTGGCCCGCGCCATTCGCGCGCGGGAGCTCGGCATGCTCGACGTGTGGTTCGCGTCGCTCGGCCCCGTCGCGTCGGCGCTGCTCGAGGGCGCGGTGCGCGGCGCGATCCGGAGGACGCCGCCGCCGCCGCCCGCCCCGAAGAAAAAGGAGCCAAAATTCATCGAGGGTTACGAGCTCGTCAAGGCGCTCGGCGAGGGCGGCATCGGGTCGGTGTGGCTCGTGCGCAAGCCCGGGGCCGATCGCCTCTTCGTGCTCAAGATCCCCAAGGCCGACGCGCTCGCCAGCGCCAACGAGTTCGAGCGCGCCGGGATCCTCGCGTCGTTCGTCGAGGAGGCCAACGCGCTCGCAGGGCTGTACCACCCGAACGTCGCCAACATCATCGATCGTGGCGTCTCGGAGGGCGCGCCGTTCCTGGTGCTCGAATACCTCATCGGCGCGGATCTCAAGCAATACGCCGCGGCGCGCCCGATGACGCTCTTCGAGCTCCGGCAGGTCGTGCTCGACGCGTGCGCGGGGCTCGCGGCGCTGCACGGCGCGGGGCTCGTGCATCGGGACATCAAGCCGGCGAACCTGTGGTTGCGGTTGCCGCTCGCGGGAGGGGAGCGGTTCGAGCCGGACAAGCACCGCGATCCCGGGCGTGTGCCGCCGCTGTCGACCGTGGTCATCGATTTCGGGATGGTGCGGGCGATCCGGGTCCCGCCCGAGGTCGGCGGGCGCTTCGTGGCGGGCACGCCCGGGTACATCGCGCCGGAGCAGGTGCTGGATCCGGTGGAGCTCGACCCGCGCGCGGACGTCTATTCGCTCGCCGGCACGATATACAACGTGACCACGGGCCGCTCGTTTTTCGACGAGCTCACCGGGCGCGACCGCATCCTCGCGCACATGCGCCTCGATCCATTCGACGATCCGGGGCGCCTGCGCGGGTTCCCGGCGGGGATCGCCAAGCTGCTCCGGGCCGC includes these proteins:
- a CDS encoding efflux RND transporter periplasmic adaptor subunit, which codes for MRPLLVTVLALLLGIAGCGRDPSASSAPPASSAQPTSAKADGEGKLCAHGVLEVVCPKCHPKLAAVFQAKGDWCAEHGFPESFCPICHPTRGGRPAADVSGKSAPEADAPADGTKVRFKTKETTRLAGIRTVKAEERNNAGGVVVMARIAYDATRLAHLNARAAGVVRAMKVDIGSQVKKKDPLAVIESAEVGADRSKLEAARVRVGIAQKNLDRLTMLQKSGFSSEKDVLAAEQELAAARAERAGLATALSIIGAGGGAGGSYTLTSPIDGVVTQRSATVGKLVGLEEMLFEVVDTSAMWAELDVPEAELAAVAAGQSVTLDVDGLAGRTFRGKITYLSPQIDLATRTVRARVPLENADGALRGNMFGRARVDVGAERASVTLPDAAVQRAKDVHLVFVKLAEDEYEARRVELGIRVGNLVEIRKGVRPGEDVVTTGSFLLKTETLKESIGAGCCDAD
- a CDS encoding serine/threonine-protein kinase encodes the protein MLSEDIQIALSTLSRLHAAEPELEQAVRAHFRAGGESEADRRVLPQDARAAAELLRRALPELSRSAEELAALAALYGEPAGEVLLSFCAASAFRRDVRMAPILVALAESLGVDRIVEAARARVVEGPLVDALSCVPLLGDGAALATPANAEARARLEILVWEAGASALEVPELGPWLWGSAETFELMVRGPAHGALRGRVLAARCLEVSVRGMPRTTEPELVGRTLQVLQPLLLHPEPLVWVHAARALGRLTGVLEELQGTLLDWVFGASVVLRQRATTAFASLPAERLAFLASQLVAILDSREEEAWVLAAVAAATPYLFFERKTLWDRLARRVLEGDGGAIAARALARGLATLFRRGVEDPEIEATLRALREKARYVRAASIDETRRWIEVIAVTDVIDRAERDPLDLELGLENLVRLAAQYDDEEADARAARFASSIASSFHEARRIALGWGRLRQRAAALNALESTARAFAVRLWRPLLATRPTGVPVDEPELEETWKTLARTPAEIIDLVAERRRGEKTDAQADLALEVVAVRLGGYALDACGEDDELGPKLGAAGVVRRHGGPHHGQRGPTAHDTCLWLRKLEGLGTGSRELPPALKNALSALLWRLVDTTRGTALGEVDDVRWLGPFAAWWALVIDRPAMLRQLATALPMMSASALALCCEQAEALRTAVSSAQSDAGWAYQTEEALVALHATDTELSRALMKLAMALEDFEEAAGPKPDLELRCIRLVLAGDRLQASLADPVKALHPASEDDDDSLPPRTTQNAPRVAALVARAIRARELGMLDVWFASLGPVASALLEGAVRGAIRRTPPPPPAPKKKEPKFIEGYELVKALGEGGIGSVWLVRKPGADRLFVLKIPKADALASANEFERAGILASFVEEANALAGLYHPNVANIIDRGVSEGAPFLVLEYLIGADLKQYAAARPMTLFELRQVVLDACAGLAALHGAGLVHRDIKPANLWLRLPLAGGERFEPDKHRDPGRVPPLSTVVIDFGMVRAIRVPPEVGGRFVAGTPGYIAPEQVLDPVELDPRADVYSLAGTIYNVTTGRSFFDELTGRDRILAHMRLDPFDDPGRLRGFPAGIAKLLRAATTRDPAERPSPLEFGREFAAAL